The Hoplias malabaricus isolate fHopMal1 chromosome 9, fHopMal1.hap1, whole genome shotgun sequence genome contains a region encoding:
- the tmem179ba gene encoding transmembrane protein 179B has translation MALPRPLLLLELLLYSCCFICGIITAATLTISQGDFAGRCMLYGAVRFNVSEFIVVQSSAPSVCYFVSAISVCVAVFCFSSILYFVYTSCLEGEIKRERLWMNMSLIVCGVFLFFLLVTGCILKVGRDRLCDSVVQKENNITKCEEAQGKQWAKPMIGSNFYSRLHSAETAVWVNFFSWIIIVVLVVLQRRWGSEYSSRGEDPGASPSETEPFFNRPGHPQ, from the exons ATGGCGCTGCCGCGGCCGCTGTTGCTGCTGGAGCTCTTGCTCTACAGCTGCTGTTTCATCTGCGGGATCATCACCGCCGCGACACTCACAATTTCTCAG GGTGATTTTGCCGGAAGGTGTATGCTGTATGGTGCTGTGCGCTTCAACGTTTCAGAGTTCATTGTAGTCCAGTCCAGCGCTCcttctgtttgttattttgtatcagccatctctgtgtgtgtggccgTCTTCTGCTTTTCCTCCATCCTGTACTTTGTCTACACAAGCTGCTTGGAAGGAGAGATCAAAAG AGAGCGACTATGGATGAATATGTCATTGATAGTATGCGGcgtcttcctcttcttcctcctggTGACGGGATGTATACTGAAAGTGGGAAGAGACCGACTGTGTGATTCAGTGGTCCAGAAAGAGAATAACATAACCAA GTGTGAAGAAGCACAGGGCAAACAATGGGCAAAGCCAATGATTGGGAGCAATTTCTACTCCAGACTACACAGTGCTGAG ACAGCAGTATGGGTGAATTTCTTTAGCTGGATCATCATAGTTGTCTTGGTGGTCTTGCAGCGTAGATGGGGCTCCGAATACAGTTCGAGAGGGGAGGATCCCGGGGCCAGCCCTTCTGAAACAGAGCCTTTCTTCAACCGCCCAGGACACCCTCAGTGA